In Oryza brachyantha chromosome 1, ObraRS2, whole genome shotgun sequence, the following are encoded in one genomic region:
- the LOC102702986 gene encoding cytokinin dehydrogenase 4: MRGAMKPSIVHCIKLLMLLVLGGVTMHVPDEDVVASLGALRLDGHFSFDDAQGAARDFGNRCSLLPAAVLHPASVSDIAATVRRVFLLGRHSPLTVAARGHGHSLLGQSQAAGGIVVKMESLAAGATAVRVHGGPSPHVEVPGGELWINVLHETLKHGLAPRSWTDYLHLTVGGTLSNAGVSGQAFRHGPQVSNVNQLEIVTGRGDVVTCSHEENSDLFYAALGGLGQFGIITRARIALEPAPKMVRWIRVLYSDFETFTEDQEMLITAEKTFDYIEGFVIINRTGILNNWRSSFKPQDPVQASQFQSDGRVLYCLEMTKNFNHDEAGIMEQEVGALLSRLRYISSTLFYTDVTYLEFLDRVHTSELKLRAQGLWEVPHPWLNLLIPRSTIHKFAREVFGKILKDSNNGPILLYPVNRTKWDNRTSVVIPDEEIFYLVGFLSSAPSASGHGSVQHAMNLNNQIVDFCEKNGIGMKQYLAPYTTQQQWKAHFGARWETFERRKHTYDPLAILAPGQRIFTKASLPMSL; the protein is encoded by the exons ATGCGGGGAGCCATGAAGCCGTCGATCGTGCACTGCATCAAGCTGCTCATGCTGCTGGTGCTCGGCGGGGTCACCATGCACGTCCCCGACGAGGACGTGGTCGCGTCGCTGGGGGCGCTACGCCTCGACGGCCATTTCAGCTTCGACGACGCCCAGGGCGCCGCCCGGGACTTCGGCAACCGGTGCAGCCTCCTGCCGGCCGCGGTGCTCCACCCGGCCTCGGTGTCCGacatcgccgccaccgtcagGCGCGTGTTCCTGCTGGGCAGGCACTCGCCGCTCACCGTCGCGGCGCGCGGGCACGGCCACTCGCTCCTCGGCCAGTCCCAGGCCGCCGGCGGGATCGTCGTGAAGATGGagtccctcgccgccggcgccacggcGGTGCGGGTGCACGGCGGCCCGTCGCCTCACGTGGAAGTCCCGGGCGGCGAGCTCTGGATCAACGTGCTGCATGAGACGCTCAAGCACGGGCTGGCGCCCAGGTCATGGACCGACTACCTCCATCTCACAGTCGGTGGCACCTTGTCGAATGCGGGGGTCAGCGGGCAGGCGTTCCGGCATGGACCGCAGGTCAGCAATGTCAACCAACTGGAGATTGTGACAG GAAGGGGAGATGTTGTCACCTGCTCACACGAGGAGAACTCCGACCTCTTCTACGCTGCTCTTGGCGGCCTGGGCCAGTTTGGGATCATCACCAGAGCTCGGATTGCTCTTGAACCTGCTCCAAAGATG GTAAGGTGGATACGTGTTCTCTACTCGGACTTTGAGACCTTCACCGAGGACCAGGAGATGCTGATCACGGCTGAGAAGACCTTCGACTACATCGAAGGGTTTGTGATCATAAACAGGACAGGCATCCTCAACAACTGGAGGAGCTCCTTCAAGCCACAGGACCCAGTTCAGGCAAGCCAATTCCAATCGGATGGAAGAGTGCTATACTGCCTTGAGATGACGAAGAACTTCAACCATGATGAGGCTGGCATCATGGAACAG gAAGTTGGTGCGCTGCTATCTCGACTCAGATACATATCGTCCACTCTATTCTACACCGATGTCACGTACCTGGAGTTCTTGGACAGGGTGCACACCTCTGAGCTGAAGCTGAGGGCTCAAGGCCTCTGGGAAGTTCCACACCCGTGGCTCAATCTTCTGATCCCAAGGAGCACAATCCACAAATTTGCGAGAGAAGTCTTCGGCAAGATCCTAAAAGATAGCAACAATGGTCCCATACTGCTTTACCCAGTGAACAGAACGAA GTGGGACAACAGAACGTCAGTAGTCATACCAGATGAAGAAATTTTCTACCTGGTTGGGTTCCTATCTTCAGCGCCATCAGCCTCAGGCCATGGTAGTGTCCAACATGCAATGAACCTGAACAACCAAATAGTGGACTTCTGTGAGAAGAATGGTATTGGGATGAAACAGTATCTAGCACCCTACACTACACAGCAGCAGTGGAAAGCCCACTTTGGAGCAAGGTGGGAGACATTTGAACGGAGGAAACACACGTATGATCCCCTAGCAATCCTTGCTCCAGGTCAGAGAATATTTACAAAGGCATCGCTACCTATGTCTTTGTGA
- the LOC102703260 gene encoding hexokinase-3 translates to MGRVGLGVAVGCAAVTCAIAAALVARRASARARWRRAVALLREFEEGCATPPARLRQVVDAMVVEMHAGLASDGGSKLKMLLTFVDALPDGNEEGIYYSIDLGGTNFRVLRVEVGAGSVIVNQKVEQQPIPEELTKGTTKDLFNFVAMALKNFLEDEDDQDGKRALGFTFSFPVRQISVSSGSLIRWTKGFSIGDTVGRDVAQCLNEALANCGLNVRVTALVNDTVGTLALGHYYDEDTVAAVIIGSGTNACYIERTDAIIKCQGLLTNSGGMVVNMEWGNFWSSHLPRTPYDILLDDETHNRNDQGFEKMISGMYLGEIARLVLHRMAQESDVFGDAADSLSSPFILSTPFLAAIREDDSPDLSEVTRILQEHLKIPDAPLKTRRLVVKVCDIVTRRAARLAAAGIVGILKKLGRDGSGAASSGRARGQLRRTVVAIEGGLYQGYPVFREYLDEALVEILGEEVARNVTLRVTEDGSGVGAALLAAVHSSNRQQQGGPI, encoded by the exons atgggGAGGGTGGGGCTCGGCGTGGCGGTGGGGTGCGCGGCGGTGACCTGCGCGATCGCCGCGGCGCTCGTGGCGCGCagggcgtcggcgagggcgcggtggcggcgggcggtggcgctgCTGAGGGAGTTCGAGGAGGGGTGCGCCACGCCGCCCGCGAGGCTGCGGCAGGTCGTCGACGCCATGGTCGTCGAGATGCACGCCGGCCTCGCGTCCGACGGCGGCAGCAAGCTGAAGATGCTGCTCACCTTCGTCGACGCGCTCCCCGACGG GAATGAAGAAGGTATATATTATTCAATTGATCTTGGAGGAACAAACTTTAGAGTCTTAAGAGTAGAAGTTGGTGCGGGATCTGTCATCGTCAACCAAAAGGTTGAGCAGCAACCCATCCCTGAGGAATTGACCAAGGGCACTACCAAG GatttattcaactttgttgCCATGGCATTAAAGAATTTtcttgaagatgaagatgaccAAGATGGGAAAAGGGCACTTGGTTTTACATTTTCATTCCCTGTTCGGCAAATTTCAGTGTCTTCAGGGTCATTGATTAGGTGGACAAAAGGGTTTTCAATTGGAGACACG GTTGGCAGAGATGTTGCTCAGTGCTTAAATGAAGCTCTTGCCAATTGTGGACTAAATGTGCGTGTCACAGCATTG GTGAATGATACAGTTGGGACATTAGCTCTAGGGCATTACTATGATGAGGACACAGTGGCTGCTGTGATAATTGGTTCTGGCACCAACGCTTGCTACATTGAACGCACTGATGCAATTATCAAGTGCCAGGGTCTTCTAACGAACTCTGGAGGCATG GTAGTAAACATGGAATGGGGTAATTTCTGGTCATCACATCTGCCAAGGACACCATATGACATCTTGTTGGATGACGAAACACACAATCGCAATGATCAG GGCTTTGAGAAAATGATATCAGGAATGTATCTTGGTGAAATTGCAAGACTGGTACTTCATAGAATGGCCCAGGAATCAGATGTTTTTGGTGATGCTGCTGATAGTCTCTCCAGCCCTTTCATTTTAAG CACACCGTTTCTGGCTGCAATTCGCGAGGACGATTCACCAGATCTGAGCGAAGTCACAAGGATACTGCAAGAACATCTGAAG ATACCCGACGCTCCTCTGAAAACTAGACGGCTGGTCGTGAAAGTCTGTGACATTGTCACCCGCAGAGCTGCCCGTCTAGCTGCTGCCGGTATCGTCGGGATACTGAAGAAGCTGGGGAGGGATGGGAGCGGTGCGGCGTCGAGCGGGAGAGCGAGAGGGCAGCTGAGGAGGACGGTGGTGGCGATCGAGGGCGGGCTGTACCAGGGGTACCCGGTGTTCAGGGAGTACCTGGACGAGGCCCTGGTGGAGATCctgggggaggaggtggcgcggaACGTGACGCTGAGGGTGACGGAGGATGGGTCGGGGGTCGGAGCtgctctcctcgccgccgtacATTCGTCGAATAGACAGCAACAAGGAGGTCCCATATAG